A single genomic interval of Robbsia betulipollinis harbors:
- a CDS encoding ester cyclase has product MTFHWPPEQNAGPEGIKPIIRSVIHAFPDVQITIHDMIQEPGKIGVHTEISGTQLGELFGISH; this is encoded by the coding sequence ATGACATTCCATTGGCCCCCGGAACAAAATGCCGGCCCAGAGGGTATCAAACCCATTATCCGTAGCGTGATACACGCATTTCCGGACGTCCAGATTACGATCCACGACATGATTCAGGAACCCGGCAAGATCGGTGTTCATACGGAGATCAGTGGAACCCAATTGGGCGAACTCTTTGGCATCAGCCATTGA
- a CDS encoding glycosyltransferase family 25 protein — LEDDGVLHGDFSERVADIVMARAHWDFVRLYSLYRRGARPYCVTAGSRQLNWVACSAMSTLGYLLTRSAAEKLLIHTQDMMFTIDEVIDRHWEHGLRLLVVHPHIVTESALPSVIGDRRKPRLKGQAKVRYKWHRAADKVRRFFFNVKDRPRRVVRLDQRREETLSNGRRRLLTRSW; from the coding sequence TGCTGGAGGACGACGGCGTGTTGCATGGCGACTTCTCCGAGAGGGTCGCGGATATCGTCATGGCACGCGCGCATTGGGATTTTGTGCGTTTATACAGTCTTTACCGGCGCGGGGCCCGCCCGTACTGCGTCACCGCGGGATCGAGGCAACTGAACTGGGTCGCGTGTTCCGCGATGAGCACGCTTGGATACCTCCTGACGAGAAGTGCGGCGGAAAAGCTGCTGATCCACACGCAAGACATGATGTTCACGATCGACGAGGTCATCGACCGCCATTGGGAGCATGGTCTTCGGCTGCTTGTCGTCCATCCGCACATCGTGACGGAGAGCGCGCTTCCCAGCGTGATCGGCGACCGCCGGAAGCCGCGGTTGAAAGGGCAGGCAAAAGTCCGGTACAAGTGGCATCGCGCGGCGGACAAGGTGCGGCGGTTTTTCTTCAATGTCAAAGATCGGCCACGACGAGTGGTGCGCCTGGACCAGCGTCGGGAGGAGACGCTCTCCAACGGCAGGCGAAGACTTCTGACGCGGTCTTGGTAA